The following proteins are co-located in the Xiphophorus hellerii strain 12219 chromosome 2, Xiphophorus_hellerii-4.1, whole genome shotgun sequence genome:
- the LOC116708257 gene encoding bromodomain-containing protein 1-like: protein MKKKCKNRRSTTLKRESSPIKPSPNRETLTYAQAQRMVELEVDGRVHRLSIYDKLDVIADDDPTAQEILECNSNKENNEKPQQVLVRSVRLKMNQQKKSGALTASHGSSLGSLLEPKVRMVEYNLPVVPKRPAMYYKYSERTTEELDEEVEYDMDEEDYAWLEIINEKRKSEGIGQVSHNLFEFLMDRFEKESFLATQGQSDLQSLVDEDAVCCICMDGDGADSNVILFCDSCNIAVHQECYGVPYIPEGQWLCRHCLQRPSRPAECLFCPNRGGALKKTDDDRWGHVVCAMWVPEVGFSDTVFIEPIDGVRNIPPARWKLTCYLCKAKGAGACIQCDKINCYTAFHVSCAQKAGLYMRMEPVKELTESGTTTFSVKKTAYCCSHTPEGCDQRPLNVYDELRLKNGACHKRAEKRGKPRSKSWQKKKMKKAESEPELEPETQANPGPSVTASSFDAILNQVAVQRKRQFVERLLSYWVLKRQSRNNVPLIRRLQANPQPSKAQQQKEHMETNQALKEQLKVWHRLRHDLERTRLLLELIRKREKLKRDEIKLHQSVLELQLTPFNILLRAVLSQLQDKDQYGIFAQPVCIKEVPDYLEHIRKPMDFSTMRKRIDSHSYCSLDEFEDDFNLIIRNCMTYNAKETFFYKAAQRMLDHGGVILRRARREVDRIGFDFPSCLHLPEAPQMEAPAPFSWEDVDRLLAPSYRQHTQLEEQLKELLEKLDLSTAMKHSPSRTKRLKLLKKTIMEVRSQIGLKKSFPHPPPPALELPQCPSQCEDKLGPASPLVPVPLLASERLSSSFEPDISPSDSVPPTPKPVAHLSEQAPLQLDDNTSSSTSKPPQPTNRPLPDQPLPNRNFPSELSGSFPQRTIFRKSKSASPQKAPTTPELPPASPPLLGAKTFLSVVIPRLETLLVPKKRTRSSSAEDEEEEEKEEEETPIKRLGTGLTNGFLVEEKLDSMSPRILEPRRRCASESSISSSNSIICDSSSFMVPKGVKGRPTAARRSTVDDQSSLMSCADNGQFTKTAKISSEVWSPTAASPFVLEPLKLVWAKCRGYPWYPALIVNPRVRRTSCQHSRVELPIPPLDVLRAGEQMQFRSAEKLFLVRFFDSKRNWQWLPRSKMAPFGINQSLDRVKLKEARASSIRRTVRLAFDRAMKQLNSVRGNLEVNGGGSGLTATR, encoded by the exons atgaagaaaaaatgcaaaaatcgCCGCTCCACCACGCTAAAGAGGGAGTCTTCTCCTATCAAGCCCTCTCCCAACAGAGAGACTCTCACATACGCACAAGCTCAGCGAATGGTAGAGCTGGAAGTGGATGGCCGAGTGCACCGGCTCAGCATCTATGACAAGCTGGATGTCATCGCCGACGACGACCCTACGGCTCAGGAGATCCTGGAGTGCAAtagcaacaaagaaaacaacgaGAAGCcccagcaggttctggttcgCTCTGTACGCCTCAAAATGAACCAGCAGAAGAAAAGTGGTGCTCTCACTGCGTCACATGGCAGCAGCTTGGGCAGTCTCCTGGAGCCAAAGGTCAGGATGGTGGAGTACAATCTGCCGGTGGTGCCAAAAAGGCCGGCCATGTATTACAAATACTCTGAGAGGACAACCGAGGAGCTGGATGAGGAAGTGGAGTACGACATGGACGAGGAGGACTACGCCTGGCTCGAGATCATTAATGAGAAGAGGAAGAGCGAGGGCATTGGCCAGGTGTCACACAATCTCTTTGAGTTCCTCATGGACCGCTTTGAGAAAGAGTCGTTCTTAGCTACACAGGGCCAGAGTGACCTGCAGTCACTGGTGGATGAAGATGCTGTTTGCTGCATCTGCATGGACGGAGACGGAGCTGACAGCAATGTCATTCTCTTCTGTGACTCGTGCAACATCGCCGTGCACCAGGAGTGCTACGGCGTGCCGTACATCCCAGAGGGTCAGTGGCTGTGCCGTCATTGCCTACAGCGTCCGTCACGGCCGGCCGAGTGCCTCTTCTGCCCGAATCGTGGAGGAGCTCTGAAAAAGACAGATGATGATCGCTGGGGCCACGTGGTTTGTGCCATGTGGGTCCCCGAGGTTGGCTTCTCTGATACAGTTTTCATCGAGCCCATTGATGGCGTCCGCAACATCCCCCCCGCCCGCTGGAAACTCACATGCTACCTGTGCAAGGCCAAGGGCGCTGGGGCCTGCATCCAATGTGACAAGATCAACTGTTATACTGCTTTCCATGTCAGCTGCGCCCAGAAGGCGGGCCTCTACATGAGAATGGAGCCCGTCAAAGAGCTCACCGAGTCGGGCACCACCACCTTTTCTGTGAAGAAGACCGCCTACTGCTGTAGCCACACACCCGAAGGTTGCGACCAGCGGCCTCTCAATGTCTACGACGAGCTCCGTCTCAAGAACGGAGCCTGTCACAAGCGGGCAGAAAAGAGGGGGAAGCCTCGCTCCAAAAGCTGgcagaagaaaaagatgaaaaaagcaGAGTCAGAACCTGAACTAGAACCTGAAACCCAAGCTAACCCTGGGCCCAGCGTCACTGCAtcaag TTTCGATGCCATCTTGAACCAGGTAGCAGTTCAGAGGAAGCGACAGTTTGTTGAGCGGCTGCTGAGTTACTGGGTGCTGAAGAGGCAGTCGAGGAACAACGTGCCTCTGATCCGCCGTCTGCAGGCCAACCCTCAACCCTCTAAAGCTCAGCAGCAGAAG GAGCATATGGAGACAAATCAGGCTCTGAAGGAGCAGCTGAAAGTGTGGCACCGTCTGCGCCATGACCTGGAGCGAACCCggctgctgctggagctcaTCAGGAAGCGGGAGAAGCTGAAAAGGGACGAG ATAAAGCTGCATCAGTCGgtgctggagctgcagctgaCTCCCTTCAACATCCTGCTGAGAGCTGTGCTCAGTCAGCTGCAGGACAAGGACCAGTACGGCATCTTCGCACAGCCTGTCTGCATTAAGGAG GTCCCAGACTACCTGGAGCACATCAGAAAGCCCATGGACTTCTCAACTATGAGGAAACGAATTGATTCTCACAGTTACTGcagcctggatgagtttgaGGATGACTTTAACCTCATAATTAGAAACTGCATGACGTACAACGCCAAGGAAACATTCTTCTACAAGGCGGCTCAGAGGATGCTGGACCACGGAGGGGTCATCCTACGGAGAGCTCGCAGAGAGGTGGATCGGATCGGCTTTGACTTCCCCAGCTGCTTGCACTTGCCAGAAGCCCCGCAGATGGAGGCCCCAGCTCCTTTCTCCTGGGAGGACG TGGACCGGCTGCTGGCACCCTCCTACCGTCAGCACACgcagctggaggagcagctgaaggAGCTTCTGGAGAAGCTGGACCTGAGTACGGCCATGAAGCACAGCCCGTCCCGCACCAAGAGGCTCAAGCTCCTCAAGAAGACCATAATGGAGGTCCGCAGTCAGATTGGCTTAAAGAAATCATTTCCACATCCACCACCCCCTGCCCTGGAACTCCCACAATGCCCCAGCCAGTGTGAGGACAAGCTGGGTCCGGCAAGCCCATTAGTTCCCGTCCCTCTACTGGCCTCAGAGCGGCTCAGCTCCTCATTTGAGCCTGACATCTCACCAAGCGACTCAGTGCCCCCCACGCCGAAGCCTGTTGCCCACCTGTCAGAGCAGGCTCCCTTGCAGCTTGATGACAACACCAGCTCCTCTACCTCAAAACCCCCTCAACCCACCAACAGGCCCCTCCCAGACCAGCCTCTGCCCAACAGGAACTTTCCCTCTGAATTATCAGGTAGCTTCCCCCAGCGCACCATCTTCCGTAAGTCCAAGAGTGCCAGCCCTCAGAAAGCACCCACGACCCCAGAGCTGCCTCCTGCGTCGCCACCCCTCCTGGGTGCCAAAACCTTCCTGTCGGTGGTGATCCCTCGCCTGGAGACCCTGCTGGTCCCCAAGAAAAGGACCCGCAGCAGCAGTGCTGAAgacgaggaggaagaagagaaagaggaggaagagacgCCGATCAAACGTCTTGGCACAG GGTTAACCAACGGCTTCTTGGTGGAGGAGAAGCTGGATTCTATGTCTCCACGCATTCTGGAGCCCCGGCGGCGATGCGCCTCAGAGTCCAGCATATCGTCTAGCAACAGCATCATCTGTGACTCCAG CAGTTTCATGGTGCCTAAAGGTGTGAAGGGTCGCCCTACGGCAGCGAGGCGGAGCACTGTGGACGACCAAAGTTCTCTAATGAGCTGTGCTGACAATGGACAATTCACAAAGACTGCCAAGATTTCTTCAG AAGTGTGGAGTCCCACCGCTGCTTCTCCATTTGTTCTGGAGCCTCTTAAGCTAGTTTGGGCTAAATGTAGGGGATATCCCTGGTACCCTGCCctg ATCGTGAATCCCAGAGTTCGGAGGACGTCATGTCAGCACAGCAGGGTGGAGCTTCCCATTCCGCCATTGGACGTCCTCAGAGCCGGAGAGCAGATGCAGTTCAGGTCCGCAGAGAAACTCTTCCTCGTCCGCTTCTTCGACAGCAAGCGCAACTG GCAATGGCTTCCTAGATCCAAGATGGCTCCGTTTGGGATCAACCAGAGCCTGGACAGAGTGAAGCTGAAGGAAGCTCGTGCTTCCTCCATCAGGAGAACTGTGCGGCTCGCCTTCGATCGGGCCATGAAGCAGCTGAACTCTGTCAGAGGGAATCTGGAGGTGAATGGTGGCGGCAGCGGCCTCACTGCCACACGCTAA